Proteins found in one Mycoplasmopsis bovigenitalium genomic segment:
- a CDS encoding TrkH family potassium uptake protein: MSKSKLKRHWKNGEIKQKILKFIHKLTKISGIRIIFLSYIAIIIICSLILYSPISQTGKNHVGYFDALFITASSFSDTGLVTKTTYDTWNVFGQAVIAILIMIGGVGIFSLKIFFISILFPKAKSSINEMSMSAHERGSDDFGTAKKIIIRSLYCLFFITFIFGFILTFYFYYAQPWALGQFKELNGLETTYSSTNGDYRFISPYKDWNLAFRYGFFHTISALNNAGFDIIGQNSIMSYYHNIELQVIFIILFVIGGLGFPVIYDLTNYIKYKFKNRKKTHRKYVFKLITKLSVLTYFITTFIGFALMLTFELAARNSAIHFWAQKDHGNWVEKTWSLLFLTLSTRSAGYSSINLQTLSPASILVMTILMFIGAGPVSTGGGIRTTTLAILFLSLCSRVAGRHSVRAFKRKISDETVKMSSIIFSISLLLIFVATFIAYSSAPVYNGQKSSAEYGFVHLIFEVSSAFGTSGLTIGVSEELNIASKITFVLVMFIGQFGISSSILVWGGKKTYKYHYDYVQEEVMIG, translated from the coding sequence ATGAGCAAGTCTAAACTTAAACGTCATTGAAAAAATGGTGAAATTAAGCAAAAAATTTTAAAATTTATTCATAAATTGACCAAAATTTCGGGAATAAGAATAATTTTTCTAAGTTATATTGCAATAATCATAATTTGTAGCTTAATTTTATATAGTCCAATTTCTCAAACAGGTAAAAATCATGTTGGCTATTTTGACGCTTTATTTATTACTGCTTCTTCATTTAGTGACACTGGATTAGTCACTAAAACTACTTATGATACTTGAAATGTTTTTGGTCAAGCGGTCATAGCGATTTTAATTATGATAGGTGGCGTTGGAATTTTTTCGCTTAAGATATTTTTTATATCGATTTTATTTCCAAAAGCAAAGAGTTCAATTAATGAAATGAGTATGAGCGCTCATGAACGAGGTAGTGATGACTTTGGGACTGCTAAAAAAATTATAATTCGTTCACTTTATTGTTTATTTTTCATAACTTTTATCTTTGGTTTTATATTAACTTTTTACTTTTATTATGCACAACCATGAGCATTAGGGCAATTTAAAGAACTTAATGGTTTAGAAACTACTTATTCAAGCACTAATGGCGACTATCGATTTATTTCACCTTATAAAGATTGAAATTTAGCATTCAGATATGGGTTTTTTCATACTATTTCTGCCTTAAATAATGCCGGTTTTGACATTATTGGTCAAAACTCTATCATGTCATATTATCACAATATTGAACTGCAAGTCATATTCATAATTTTATTTGTAATTGGTGGATTAGGTTTCCCAGTTATTTATGATCTTACAAACTACATTAAATATAAATTTAAAAACAGAAAAAAAACACACCGTAAATATGTGTTTAAACTTATTACTAAATTAAGTGTACTAACTTATTTTATAACTACATTTATTGGTTTTGCGCTAATGCTGACTTTTGAATTAGCAGCCCGCAATAGCGCAATTCATTTTTGAGCGCAAAAAGACCATGGCAATTGAGTTGAGAAAACTTGGTCATTATTATTTTTAACTTTATCTACTCGTTCTGCTGGTTATTCATCAATTAATTTGCAAACACTTTCGCCAGCAAGCATACTAGTTATGACCATTTTAATGTTTATTGGTGCTGGACCAGTATCAACAGGTGGTGGAATTAGAACTACTACTTTAGCAATTCTATTTCTTTCTTTATGTTCAAGGGTTGCGGGACGTCATAGTGTTCGTGCGTTCAAGAGAAAAATTAGTGATGAAACTGTTAAAATGAGTTCAATAATTTTTAGTATTTCACTTCTTTTAATATTTGTTGCAACATTTATTGCTTATTCAAGCGCGCCAGTTTATAATGGTCAAAAATCAAGCGCTGAATATGGGTTTGTTCACTTAATCTTCGAAGTGTCATCTGCTTTTGGAACTAGTGGTCTAACAATAGGGGTGTCTGAAGAATTAAATATAGCTTCAAAAATCACATTCGTTTTAGTAATGTTCATAGGTCAATTTGGAATCAGCAGCAGTATTCTTGTTTGAGGCGGCAAAAAAACATACAAATATCACTATGATTATGTTCAAGAAGAAGTAATGATAGGTTAA
- a CDS encoding potassium channel family protein produces the protein MKKKVVQNICVIGVGRFGDAVIKQLLNMNVSLLVVDKDEKNLTHYSELVDKLVVADAAEPKALKSLGIQNMDMVVVATNDNIEIVAALTEIKVTNIIARAHSERHANVLKQIGVNVIIKPEQEAGMRTALLAANPNFAKYSMGLQELGDNFVMGTTSLTNPEYFDKSLKDCKFIEKGLSVVLIKRNSETILPSGFTMLQSADLITILGKVNDVVRAFEILNKV, from the coding sequence ATGAAGAAAAAAGTTGTTCAAAATATTTGTGTCATTGGCGTTGGCAGATTTGGCGATGCCGTTATTAAGCAGTTACTAAATATGAATGTTTCGCTTTTAGTAGTTGACAAAGATGAAAAGAACCTAACACACTACTCAGAATTAGTTGATAAATTGGTTGTGGCTGACGCTGCCGAGCCAAAGGCACTTAAATCACTTGGGATTCAAAATATGGATATGGTCGTTGTTGCAACCAACGATAATATTGAAATAGTAGCAGCACTAACTGAAATTAAGGTTACAAATATTATTGCTCGTGCGCACTCTGAGCGCCATGCCAATGTTTTAAAACAAATAGGTGTCAATGTTATTATCAAACCAGAACAAGAAGCAGGAATGCGTACAGCACTTCTTGCGGCTAATCCAAATTTTGCTAAATATTCAATGGGGCTTCAAGAATTGGGTGATAATTTTGTGATGGGAACTACTTCACTTACCAATCCCGAATACTTCGATAAATCTCTGAAAGATTGTAAATTTATTGAAAAAGGACTAAGTGTTGTATTAATAAAAAGAAATTCAGAAACAATTTTACCTAGCGGTTTTACAATGTTGCAAAGTGCAGATTTAATAACAATCCTAGGTAAAGTAAATGATGTTGTTCGTGCTTTTGAAATTTTAAATAAAGTTTAA
- the ychF gene encoding redox-regulated ATPase YchF, translating to MSLKAGIVGLPNVGKSTLFSALTKYQVEASNYAFTTIEPNISSVPLKDKRLYELAKLVNPNKIVPATFDFVDIAGLVKGASKGEGLGNKFLGNIREVDAIIHVVRCFEDKDIMHVANEVNPVNDKDVINMELILADIETVKNVLNRIAKKAKSGDKTAILEQNLCLKLQEKLENGLAARTLENLTQEELKIIKSYHLLTYKPMIYVANLSAQQISNYENDAFFIKFKNSCNQNEKILPICVQLESEVSQLDENEAKQWLDSYQIKFSGLDLLTREAFDLLNLKTYFTVGQIEVRAWVFNNGMLAPQCAGIIHSDFENKFIKADIINYDDFIAYGSEAAVKAAGKIRSEGKNYVMKDGDICHFKFNK from the coding sequence ATGTCATTAAAAGCTGGTATAGTTGGCTTGCCAAATGTTGGTAAAAGCACTCTTTTTAGTGCGCTAACAAAATATCAAGTTGAAGCATCTAACTACGCATTTACAACTATTGAACCAAACATTAGTTCAGTGCCTCTTAAAGATAAAAGACTTTATGAATTAGCAAAACTTGTTAATCCAAATAAAATTGTTCCTGCTACATTTGATTTTGTTGATATTGCTGGCTTAGTTAAAGGCGCTTCTAAAGGTGAAGGGCTAGGAAATAAATTTCTTGGCAATATTAGAGAAGTAGATGCAATAATTCACGTGGTAAGATGTTTTGAAGACAAAGATATAATGCACGTTGCAAATGAAGTTAACCCTGTTAATGATAAAGATGTAATTAATATGGAGTTAATTTTAGCTGACATTGAAACAGTTAAAAATGTTTTAAATAGAATTGCAAAAAAAGCCAAATCTGGCGATAAAACTGCAATTTTAGAACAAAATCTTTGCCTAAAATTACAAGAAAAACTTGAAAATGGTCTTGCCGCTAGAACCTTAGAAAACTTAACTCAAGAAGAATTAAAAATTATCAAATCATATCATTTACTAACTTACAAACCAATGATTTATGTAGCCAACCTGTCAGCACAACAAATATCAAACTATGAAAATGATGCTTTTTTTATAAAATTTAAAAATTCATGCAACCAAAACGAGAAAATATTACCAATTTGCGTTCAATTAGAAAGTGAAGTTTCACAACTTGATGAAAACGAAGCAAAACAATGGCTCGATTCTTATCAAATTAAATTCAGTGGATTAGATTTATTAACCCGCGAAGCATTTGACTTACTAAATCTAAAAACCTACTTCACAGTTGGTCAAATTGAAGTTAGGGCTTGAGTTTTTAATAATGGAATGTTAGCTCCCCAGTGTGCAGGTATTATCCATAGTGATTTTGAAAACAAATTTATTAAAGCTGACATTATAAATTATGATGACTTTATCGCTTATGGATCAGAAGCTGCTGTCAAAGCAGCAGGAAAAATCAGATCCGAAGGTAAAAATTATGTTATGAAAGATGGTGATATTTGCCACTTTAAATTTAACAAATAA
- a CDS encoding TIGR00282 family metallophosphoesterase: protein MNKQLNLLFIGDIFGQPGIDMVAKHLDNIKKQHNIDVTIAQAENVSDRKGFIKKDYEQLKKIGIDIFTLGNHVWAQNGIFEIIANPDVIRPLNISNSYAGHGSNVFKINDCTLRVTSLMGISFNKLLHPWKEEYAQNFFDAIDNIIENGQKTDFHFVDFHAETTSEKAVLSQYLDGKVDAVCGTHTHVQTNDAHTLKNGTCFISDVGMVGPYNCAIGANFQEVYEHMRYASRSKFQISNNKCQFNAVILKLNTIEKQNNSIECIKILPND from the coding sequence ATGAATAAACAATTAAATCTTCTATTTATTGGAGATATTTTTGGTCAACCTGGGATTGATATGGTTGCCAAACATTTAGATAATATAAAAAAACAACACAACATTGATGTTACTATTGCTCAGGCCGAAAATGTTTCAGATCGTAAAGGCTTTATTAAAAAAGATTATGAACAACTAAAAAAAATTGGCATTGATATTTTTACACTTGGGAATCATGTATGAGCACAAAATGGCATATTTGAAATAATTGCAAATCCCGACGTGATTAGACCATTGAATATTTCAAACTCATACGCAGGGCATGGCAGCAATGTGTTCAAAATTAATGATTGTACACTTCGGGTAACTTCTTTAATGGGAATTTCATTTAACAAATTGCTTCACCCATGAAAAGAGGAATATGCGCAAAACTTTTTTGATGCAATTGATAATATCATTGAAAATGGCCAAAAAACTGATTTTCACTTTGTTGATTTTCATGCTGAAACAACAAGTGAAAAAGCTGTATTATCTCAATATTTAGACGGTAAAGTAGATGCAGTTTGTGGAACACACACTCATGTACAAACCAATGATGCGCATACTTTAAAAAATGGAACATGTTTTATTTCAGATGTTGGTATGGTGGGGCCATATAATTGTGCAATTGGCGCTAATTTTCAGGAAGTTTATGAACATATGCGCTATGCGAGCAGATCAAAATTTCAAATTTCAAATAATAAATGCCAATTTAATGCTGTTATTTTAAAATTAAACACAATTGAAAAACAAAATAACTCAATCGAGTGTATTAAGATACTGCCAAATGACTAG
- a CDS encoding glycosyltransferase family 2 protein: MQQLVLATRIITYIGIGITTLFTAIFFLQIFYTFFALFIKNKRFNKTNKFNNHCIIIPAHNEAHIIGDLIKSLKAMKYPKQYFKVFVVADNCTDNTAQVALQAGADKVYERFNKQLIGPNFAVHETLLKIKDEFGDFDSFSWFDADNIVDENWLSIMNDAFNDSKKYDYFTSFRDTQNFEDNWISSAYSIEFYRLVSQVATTRSAFRNPHMVEGTGFMVRSSLLEKNNYWGKYQSMVHDTEFSFDALVNGYKGVYVDQAKFYDLQPTDWNISWKQRTRWTVGNYKLGNLINKTLFKNLFFKLEAPQKKLNYLEYIAMLTPSWLFFFTLLIINTTITALNLVLLANNIDNIGVYLGALSLPIMFIYYYLITFIMGLCVIIRQAKKIKRFSPWNKFKALITYPIFIFLNIPISMYASKNKNMKFVNTQKQRSLNTKI, from the coding sequence ATGCAACAACTAGTGCTAGCTACAAGAATAATTACTTATATAGGTATAGGTATTACCACCCTATTTACTGCAATATTCTTTTTGCAAATTTTTTATACTTTTTTTGCCTTGTTTATAAAAAATAAACGCTTTAATAAAACTAATAAATTTAATAATCATTGCATTATCATTCCCGCCCATAATGAAGCACATATTATTGGTGATTTAATTAAATCACTTAAAGCTATGAAATATCCTAAACAATATTTTAAAGTTTTTGTGGTTGCTGATAATTGCACTGATAACACTGCCCAAGTTGCTTTGCAAGCAGGGGCTGATAAAGTTTACGAAAGATTTAATAAACAATTAATTGGGCCAAATTTTGCAGTACATGAAACATTATTAAAAATAAAAGATGAATTTGGGGATTTTGATTCATTTTCATGATTTGATGCTGATAATATTGTTGATGAAAATTGATTAAGCATTATGAATGATGCTTTTAATGATTCTAAAAAATATGATTATTTTACTTCGTTTAGAGATACACAAAACTTTGAAGATAATTGAATTTCTTCAGCTTACTCAATTGAATTTTATCGTTTAGTATCGCAAGTGGCTACAACGCGTTCAGCATTTAGAAATCCTCATATGGTTGAGGGAACTGGATTTATGGTGCGTTCAAGTCTACTAGAGAAAAACAATTATTGAGGCAAGTATCAATCAATGGTTCATGATACTGAGTTTAGTTTTGATGCACTTGTAAATGGGTATAAAGGTGTATATGTAGACCAAGCAAAATTTTATGATTTGCAACCAACCGACTGAAATATATCTTGAAAACAAAGAACACGATGAACTGTTGGTAACTATAAATTGGGCAATTTAATCAATAAAACATTATTTAAAAATTTATTTTTTAAATTGGAAGCCCCACAGAAAAAACTTAATTATTTAGAGTATATAGCAATGCTTACGCCTTCTTGATTATTTTTCTTTACTTTGTTAATTATAAATACAACTATTACTGCTTTAAACTTGGTTTTATTAGCCAATAACATTGATAATATAGGAGTATATTTAGGTGCATTATCATTACCTATTATGTTTATCTATTATTATCTAATTACTTTTATTATGGGTCTGTGTGTAATTATTAGACAAGCAAAGAAAATAAAACGCTTTAGCCCGTGAAATAAATTTAAAGCATTAATTACTTATCCTATCTTTATCTTTTTAAATATACCTATATCAATGTACGCTTCAAAAAATAAAAACATGAAATTTGTTAATACTCAAAAACAAAGATCGCTAAATACTAAAATTTAA
- a CDS encoding FAD-dependent oxidoreductase, translating to MKIILVGANHAGTSFIRTLKTVNKDAEITAYDRNTNTSFLGCGIAVWVAGEFDEPGGLFYSSPESLKQDYGVNLKTNHEVIAIDKAKKQVTVRNNADGSTFTDTYDKLVFAGGTWPIEPKIKGIEYNKIVLSKLYQHAQKLIEYANDKDIKDVTIVGAGYIGVELVEAFHLKGKKVTLIDVNKRVTGNYFSEEFTNVMQANMRKEGIKLALGEKVVEFRSKNGKDVSSVVTDKGEYKTDLVVMCIGFKPRTDFVDLEKLPNGAILVDEFQRSVSDENIYAVGDSCALKHAVTGDSRHVALATNAVKSGLVAALHIAGVNVPFPGVAGTNAINVFDCHYAGTGFTEEMAKANGFEHAASVHFEDMDRPEFMREAEKVACTIVYDKQTLKLLGVQLGSWGKTIHAETIYMFALAIQKGLTLPEIALTDVFFLPHFNKPFNFFLVPMLKALGINYKK from the coding sequence ATGAAAATTATATTAGTTGGGGCAAACCATGCTGGTACATCTTTCATTAGAACATTAAAAACTGTTAATAAAGATGCTGAAATTACAGCTTATGACAGAAATACTAACACTTCATTTTTAGGTTGTGGTATTGCAGTTTGAGTTGCTGGTGAATTTGACGAACCAGGCGGACTATTTTACTCATCACCAGAAAGTTTAAAACAAGACTATGGTGTAAATCTAAAAACAAACCACGAAGTTATTGCTATTGATAAAGCTAAAAAACAAGTTACAGTGCGTAACAATGCAGATGGTTCAACATTCACAGACACTTATGACAAATTAGTTTTTGCAGGTGGAACTTGACCAATCGAACCAAAAATCAAAGGTATTGAATACAATAAAATTGTTTTATCTAAACTTTACCAACACGCTCAAAAATTAATTGAATACGCAAATGATAAAGACATTAAAGATGTTACTATTGTTGGTGCAGGATACATTGGTGTTGAACTTGTTGAAGCATTCCACTTAAAAGGTAAAAAAGTTACTTTAATCGATGTTAACAAACGTGTTACAGGTAACTACTTTAGTGAAGAATTTACAAATGTTATGCAAGCTAACATGCGTAAAGAAGGTATTAAACTTGCTTTAGGTGAAAAAGTTGTTGAATTCAGATCAAAAAATGGAAAAGACGTTTCAAGTGTTGTTACTGACAAAGGCGAATACAAAACAGATCTAGTTGTAATGTGCATTGGCTTTAAACCAAGAACAGACTTTGTTGACCTAGAAAAACTACCAAACGGCGCAATTTTAGTTGATGAATTCCAAAGATCAGTTTCAGATGAAAACATCTATGCAGTTGGTGACTCATGTGCACTAAAACATGCTGTTACTGGTGACAGTAGACACGTTGCTTTAGCAACAAACGCTGTTAAATCAGGTTTAGTTGCTGCATTACACATTGCCGGCGTTAATGTTCCTTTCCCAGGCGTAGCTGGCACAAACGCAATTAATGTATTTGATTGCCACTATGCAGGAACAGGATTCACAGAAGAAATGGCAAAAGCTAATGGTTTTGAACACGCTGCATCAGTTCACTTTGAAGATATGGACAGACCAGAATTCATGAGAGAAGCTGAAAAAGTTGCATGTACCATTGTTTATGACAAACAAACATTAAAACTACTAGGTGTTCAATTAGGTTCATGGGGTAAAACAATTCATGCTGAAACAATTTACATGTTTGCTTTAGCAATTCAAAAAGGCTTAACATTACCAGAAATTGCTCTAACAGACGTATTCTTCTTACCTCACTTCAACAAACCATTTAACTTCTTCTTAGTTCCAATGCTAAAAGCACTAGGTATTAACTACAAAAAATAA
- the argS gene encoding arginine--tRNA ligase gives MTKSQIKELLLIELKKIAEELNIEREIMLTEPKSHGDLATNIAMGHKEYKPIDLANKIIEKLQYIKDKLNIETIDVAGPGFINFTLKNDSFVSGIKEILSKGANYGRGSKKGNINIEWVSANPTGYLHVGHARNAAIGSTIANICDFSGLNVTREYYINDAGNQINLLAQSIFARYQQKFNKDFSMPEESYKGEDIIWAAEQFFNKYADKFKDKELKDEILDIFKNEGVELFLGEIKKDLANFNVHFDKYFSEKSLYLNNSKIIYDVINKLENTFQKDGATWLKTTLDGDDKDRVLIKSDGSFTYFLPDIAYHDIKFKSNGANPLILNVWGADHSGYIKRMQSAMKNLQNNDNNLVILCMQLVRLIKNGEEFKMSKRKGTSFWLREFIDLVGTDSARFILLDRTTNTKLDFDIDLATTKTNDNPSFLVQYANARAYSLLEKANALQVDFNLEKYENTNDIKLISLLLDFPNIIEKSVEKLVTNLLTQYLIKLAKEFNSWYSNTDKILEKQNKDNSLALVKSVNIVLEIGMRLIGISIPHKI, from the coding sequence ATGACAAAATCACAAATTAAAGAATTATTACTTATTGAACTTAAAAAGATTGCTGAAGAACTAAATATTGAGCGTGAAATTATGCTAACTGAGCCAAAAAGTCATGGCGATTTAGCAACTAATATTGCAATGGGTCACAAGGAATATAAACCAATAGATTTAGCTAATAAAATCATTGAAAAATTACAATACATAAAGGACAAACTAAACATTGAAACTATTGATGTTGCTGGTCCTGGTTTTATCAATTTCACACTTAAAAATGATTCATTTGTTTCAGGCATAAAAGAAATTTTAAGCAAAGGTGCAAATTATGGTCGTGGTTCAAAAAAAGGCAATATAAATATCGAATGAGTTTCTGCTAATCCAACAGGTTATTTACATGTTGGACATGCAAGAAATGCTGCAATTGGTTCAACAATTGCTAATATTTGTGATTTTAGTGGTTTAAATGTAACTCGCGAATACTATATTAATGATGCTGGTAATCAAATTAATTTATTAGCTCAAAGTATTTTTGCACGTTATCAGCAAAAATTCAATAAAGATTTTTCAATGCCAGAAGAATCATACAAAGGTGAAGATATTATTTGGGCTGCTGAACAATTTTTTAATAAATATGCAGACAAATTCAAAGATAAAGAACTTAAAGATGAAATTTTAGACATTTTCAAAAATGAAGGTGTTGAATTGTTTTTAGGTGAAATTAAAAAAGATTTAGCAAACTTTAATGTTCATTTCGATAAATATTTCAGTGAAAAATCTCTTTATTTAAACAATAGTAAAATAATTTATGATGTTATTAATAAGCTAGAAAATACATTCCAAAAAGATGGTGCGACTTGACTTAAAACAACATTAGATGGCGATGATAAGGATCGTGTTTTAATAAAATCAGATGGTTCATTTACTTATTTTTTACCAGATATTGCCTACCACGATATTAAATTTAAATCAAATGGCGCAAATCCATTAATTTTAAATGTTTGAGGAGCGGATCATTCAGGATACATTAAACGTATGCAATCTGCAATGAAAAACTTGCAAAACAATGACAATAATTTAGTAATTCTATGTATGCAACTTGTTCGTTTAATCAAAAATGGCGAAGAGTTTAAGATGTCAAAACGTAAGGGTACAAGTTTTTGATTGCGCGAGTTTATTGATTTAGTTGGCACAGATTCAGCTCGTTTTATTCTTTTAGATCGAACTACTAATACAAAACTTGACTTTGATATTGACTTAGCCACTACTAAAACCAATGATAATCCTTCATTTTTAGTTCAATATGCTAACGCAAGAGCTTATTCATTACTTGAAAAAGCAAATGCATTGCAAGTTGATTTTAATCTTGAAAAATATGAAAATACAAACGATATAAAACTTATTTCACTCTTATTAGATTTTCCTAATATTATTGAAAAATCAGTTGAAAAATTAGTTACAAACTTACTTACACAATATTTAATTAAGTTAGCTAAAGAATTTAATTCATGATACTCAAACACTGACAAAATTTTAGAAAAACAAAACAAAGATAACTCGCTCGCGCTTGTTAAATCCGTTAATATTGTTCTTGAAATTGGTATGAGATTAATTGGTATTTCAATCCCGCATAAAATTTAA
- the rpsO gene encoding 30S ribosomal protein S15, whose translation MITKEQKAQLVAKYGKNAKDTGNSFVQIAILTAEIEDLKKHFEANPKDNHSRRGFMAKIAQRRVLLAHLKQENFDLYSKALTELNLRK comes from the coding sequence ATGATAACAAAAGAACAAAAAGCTCAATTAGTTGCTAAATATGGTAAAAATGCTAAAGATACAGGTAATTCATTTGTACAAATAGCTATTTTAACCGCTGAAATTGAAGATCTAAAAAAACACTTTGAAGCAAACCCAAAAGATAACCACTCACGTCGTGGATTCATGGCTAAAATTGCTCAACGTCGTGTTTTATTAGCGCACTTAAAACAAGAAAACTTCGATTTATACTCAAAAGCTCTAACTGAACTAAACTTAAGAAAATAA
- a CDS encoding FAD synthase, whose protein sequence is MPLKVYTLNNLPRFKRPIFIMGSFESFHLGHKKLLEKALFLSQQDNFEREIILIYFADTQNLPKNSNQVFCDEIYRLEGFLMNGVLNAIQLKYNEISQLSHVSFIDKLITNQDDFDIVSGDDFRFGNRALGDINYLASRFNNNYHCVQMLKLENNQKISTSFLKELALQGEIEVINMLNCFKFGFNAFIQKSSGILFLDFDDNLTRMQPGIYAANIEINKMGYYCLLLVKKDNTRTIEMIDFDWTSIERFHCKIIIHKLIRPFYKNSLEETKPDDFAKAKEFFIEKVK, encoded by the coding sequence ATGCCATTAAAAGTTTACACTCTAAATAATTTACCAAGATTCAAAAGGCCAATATTTATAATGGGCTCTTTTGAATCTTTTCATTTAGGACATAAAAAACTTCTTGAAAAGGCACTTTTTTTATCTCAACAAGACAATTTTGAAAGGGAAATAATACTAATTTATTTCGCTGATACACAAAATTTACCAAAAAATTCTAATCAAGTTTTTTGTGATGAGATATACCGCCTTGAGGGTTTTTTAATGAATGGCGTTTTAAACGCAATTCAATTAAAATACAATGAAATTAGTCAATTATCACATGTTAGTTTTATTGATAAATTGATTACTAATCAAGATGATTTCGATATTGTAAGTGGCGATGATTTTCGCTTTGGCAACCGCGCTTTAGGCGATATAAATTATTTAGCATCGCGCTTTAATAACAATTATCACTGCGTACAGATGCTAAAACTTGAAAATAATCAAAAAATTTCGACAAGTTTTCTAAAAGAGTTAGCATTACAAGGCGAAATTGAAGTCATCAACATGTTAAATTGTTTTAAATTTGGCTTTAATGCATTCATTCAAAAAAGCAGCGGTATTTTGTTTTTGGATTTTGATGATAATTTAACTAGAATGCAACCCGGGATTTATGCTGCTAATATTGAAATAAATAAGATGGGTTATTATTGCCTTCTGTTGGTAAAAAAAGACAATACTCGCACTATTGAAATGATTGATTTTGATTGAACTTCTATTGAAAGATTCCATTGTAAAATAATCATTCACAAACTAATTAGGCCATTTTATAAAAACAGTTTAGAAGAAACTAAACCTGACGATTTTGCCAAAGCTAAAGAATTTTTTATTGAAAAGGTAAAATAG
- a CDS encoding YcsE-related riboflavin metabolism phosphatase, whose product MKSELKNNIKLAAFDIDGTILPYAAPALSDTVTKMFKELKNNNIYSTLSTAREFITIGNLMDKTPDLDFFIGANGMFVYDFQNKKIIYEKTISLIDLKIIYDEVLKCEDTTGLTVTDLDWCYYSEGTHLNTWFLSPHAAKMKLFDLDTIDEEHIHIITIQTQGEEHTKRAVEYFEKVIKDNNLNVSINSYWHSGLFICPKGVTKSQTIDWLCEYLNIENSKNVIAFGDSSNDIEMVSNAAYGVAMNHSEQYLKNVANDVAGDVKNDGAYLKLKELRLI is encoded by the coding sequence ATGAAAAGCGAATTGAAAAATAATATTAAGTTAGCCGCTTTTGATATTGACGGAACTATTTTACCCTATGCCGCACCTGCGCTGAGTGATACAGTTACCAAAATGTTTAAAGAATTAAAAAATAATAATATTTATTCAACTCTTTCAACTGCTCGAGAATTTATTACTATTGGAAATTTAATGGATAAAACTCCGGATTTGGATTTTTTTATTGGTGCTAATGGAATGTTTGTATACGATTTTCAAAACAAAAAGATAATTTACGAAAAAACAATTAGTCTTATTGATTTAAAAATTATTTATGATGAAGTTTTAAAATGTGAAGATACAACTGGTTTAACCGTTACTGATCTTGACTGATGTTACTATTCAGAAGGCACGCATTTAAATACTTGATTTTTAAGTCCACATGCTGCGAAAATGAAATTGTTCGACTTAGATACAATTGATGAGGAGCATATCCATATCATTACAATTCAAACCCAAGGTGAAGAGCACACTAAACGAGCTGTTGAATATTTTGAAAAAGTTATCAAAGATAATAATTTAAATGTTTCAATCAATTCATATTGACACAGTGGGCTTTTCATTTGCCCTAAAGGTGTAACAAAAAGCCAAACTATTGACTGATTGTGTGAATACTTAAACATTGAAAACTCTAAAAATGTAATTGCATTTGGCGATAGCTCAAATGATATTGAAATGGTTTCTAACGCTGCATATGGAGTTGCAATGAACCACTCTGAGCAATATTTAAAAAATGTTGCAAATGACGTTGCTGGCGATGTTAAAAATGACGGAGCATACTTAAAATTAAAAGAGTTACGCCTAATTTAA